Proteins encoded in a region of the Uloborus diversus isolate 005 chromosome 1, Udiv.v.3.1, whole genome shotgun sequence genome:
- the LOC129217863 gene encoding uncharacterized protein LOC129217863 — protein sequence MFHQRLWVLLLNWSDPYPPKEWWSCLKQLPVINQVQIPRYSHLSNAITIQLRGFAVASKQTFGTVVYLNSIDAFRYANTNLLCSKLAVASLQTSTISRLELSAFLLLARLTSKIVPVLQLPMDHIYLYSGSTIVLTWIKTPPEKLKPFVSNRMKVSQSMNQIYQWRHTSSKDNIADIISRGQDASVLLSNQQRWEEPKILIPLLSEHYFELNDLNQSLYFSKLKDTLETVLIVTKNVLLVNFLNLSNTYRKLINVVSYILKFNYNCKNEMKKVESFTADEVTGSELKLLSFVQYEYLSNDFQELKSGNPFKISGKLKLLPFHDKDLNIRLGGRLSNSELSFDAKHPIAMPKHHNLSRLILLDSYVRISHLGVQARLHAFTLKFWIIQGRDLSRTIVHECVICAKYKPRILEHKMGDLPPERCKQTFPFLNTGTDFAGLFYIKIQYQFKDALQKVFTKFVCLSSHTFHFEIVSDLASDSFIALLKRFMPCLGKCAGLFSDNAKTYIGAHNELYRLHNSYWVKGLAWSNKRQVSLITPYLTPHRWGD from the exons ATGTTCCATCAGAGACTTTGGGTGTTGTTACTCAACTGGTCGGATCCTTATCCCCCTAAGGAGTGGTGGAGTTGTTTGAAACAACTTCCTGTTATAAATCAAGTGCAAATTCCAAGGTACAGTCATCTTTCTAACGCAATTACTATTCAGCTACGCGGATTCGCTGTTGCTTCAAAACAAACCTTTGGAACAGTCGTCTATTTGAATTCGATAGATGCGTTTAGATACGCAAATACGAATCTCTTATGCAGTAAATTAGCTGTAGCTTCTCTACAGACCTCAACAATTTCTCGTTTGGAGTTGTCAGCGTTCCTTCTATTAGCGCGACTTACATCCAAGATTGTACCTGTGTTGCAGTTGCCAATGGACCATATTTACTTGTATAGTGGCTCGACCATTGTTCTCACctggattaaaacccctcccgAGAAGTTGAAGCCGTTTGTATCCAATAGAATGAAGGTAAGTCAATCGATGAATCAAATTTACCAGTGGCGACATACCTCTTCTAAAGATAATATAGCGGATATTATCTCCCGTGGACAAGATGCAAGTGTTCTCTTGTCAAATCAGCAGAGGTGGGAAGAACCAAAGATTTTAATACCTCTATTAAGTGAACATTATTTTGAACTGAATGATCTCAATCAATCGTTATATTTCAGTAAACTGAAAGATACTCTTGAAACTGTtttaattgttacaaaaaatgtgcttttggtaaatttcctgaatttgagtAATACTTAtcgaaaattaattaatgtagttAGTTATATTCTTAAGTTCAATTATAACTGCAAGAATGAAATGAAGAAGGTTGAATCTTTTACTGCAGATGAGGTCACTGGCAGTGAATTGAAACTTTTATCGTTTGTCCAGTATGAATATCTTAGTAATGATTTTCAGGAGCTAAAATCGGGAAACCCGTTTAAAATTTCaggtaaattaaaattgttacctttTCATGATAAAGATTTAAATATAAGACTTGGAGGTCGTTTATCAAATTCCGAATTATCCTTTGATGCGAAGCATCCAATAGCAATGCCTAAACATCATAATTTATCAAGACTTATTTTATTAGATTCATACGTTAGAATTTCCCATCTAGGTGTGCAAGCACGATTGCAtgcatttacattaaaattttggataattCAGGGGAGAGATCTCTCTCGGACAATTGTACATGAATGTGTGATTTGTGCAAAATACAAACCACGAATTTTAGAACATAAAATGGGAGACCTCCCACCCGAACGCTGCAAACAAACCTTTCCCTTTTTAAATACTGGCACTGACTTCGCAGGTCTATTCTATATCAAAATTCAATATCAATTTAAAGATGCATTACAAAaggtatttacaaaatttgtatgtTTATCATCTcatacttttcattttgaaattgtgtCGGATTTAGCATCTGATTCGTTTATTGCTTTGCTAAAGAGATTTATGCCTTGTCTGGGAAAATGTGCTGGTTTATTTAGCGATAACGCAAAAACCTATATCGGTGCTCACAACGAACTCTATCGTTTGCACAATTCA tattGGGTAAAGGGGTTAGCATGGAGTAATAAGAGACAGGTGTCTCTTATTACCCCATACCTAACTCCTCATAGATGGGGTGATTAG